In Gallus gallus isolate bGalGal1 chromosome 8, bGalGal1.mat.broiler.GRCg7b, whole genome shotgun sequence, one DNA window encodes the following:
- the ADAMTSL2L gene encoding ADAMTS-like protein 2 isoform X7: MAAPRRLLLLLLLLLLSAAAPLGAKDSSEAAGGDGPWDEEVTTWWGEWSSWSTCSRSCGGGVMSRERHCLRQRLQMPQGTNSTMCVGQAKHYQLCQQQPCPANTASFKQQQCSSFNAKAFGKRYYHWMPLYPDDYTSISNKPCDLQCTTRNGERQLMARAQDGTSCKDRTYQGVCINGKCEPVGCDGSLYSARTMDRCRVCGGDGSTCHRVSGSFRKAVSQIGYVFITSIPAGAMDILIMERRKTENILALADEYGHFFFNGNSAIDNPQNFRVAGTVFKYRRPSSLNSDGLEYIIAHGPTNQSLNAMYYNFNGKMPHITYDYTVPRAPPPLRTAAPAVDRPRYHHPVEAGQSHPVPANFRAAKDSNATWLSLSPDDTNQRLSLKDRHEDLGFSHPHFFHTNSTSHPRGWGWEQGEEKENDFHLRQVYHANEEEEEAAAVGGETELALKFNQISISTAVPYSMRRSELLEHSRLASSRLRLYRRLCHRDPHHAAFCRELQYLAARLAQRNTTAGLWAETAARWPQGLHKAPSRKNSLEDLKVEVFAGRQGKESNYSMVTSVESSLLGASTAVDVNQAEPLRAPGTESNEFDVSPVGHDDISLADMYRWKVSAYAPCSSTCTSAGISASYAMCVRYDGVEVDEAYCDALTRPEPTHEFCTGRDCQPRWETSRWSECSRTCGEGYQYRTVRCWKMLAPGFDSSVYDDLCESAGLARPIERKACKNKACGPQWELSEWSECSARCGTQGTMKREVRCSVEAALCDESQKPSSEKDCTGPPCDRRWTASDWGPCSGSCGEGRISRFVACRNLEGKVISDTQCDPAAKPLAVHPCGDKDCPAHWVEQEWDQLAVAGTSAESHPESVLTPPRFWSPC; the protein is encoded by the exons atggccgctccccgccgcctcctcctcctccttctcctcctcctcctgagcGCCGCCGCCCCCCTCGGCGCTAAG GACAGTAGTGAGGCAGCAGGTGGAGATGGCCCCTGGGATGAAGAAGTTACCACGTGGTGGGGAGAGTGGAGCTCCTGGTCCACCTGCTCTCGATCCTGCGGGGGAGGCGTGATGTCCCGGGAGCGGCACTGCCTGCGGCAGCG GCTCCAGATGCCCCAGGGAACAAACAGCACCATGTGTGTTGGCCAAGCCAAGCACTACCaactgtgccagcagcag CCCTGCCCAGCCAACACAGCAAGCTTCAAACAACAGCAGTGCTCCAGTTTCAATGCCAAAGCCTTTGGGAAGCGGTACTACCACTGGATGCCCCTCTATCCAG ATGACTACACCAGCATCTCCAACAAGCCGTGTGACCTCCAGTGCACCACGCGGAATGGAGAGAGGCAGCTGATGGCCCGAGCCCAGGATGGTACCTCCTGCAAGGACAGGACCTACCAAGGGGTCTGCATCAATGGGAAGTGCGAG CCAGTGGGGTGCGATGGGAGCCTGTATTCGGCCCGGACGATGGACAGATGCAGGGTGTGTGGAGGGGACGGCAGCACTTGTCACCGTGTCTCAGGCAGCTTCCGAAAGGCAGTCTCACAGATAG GTTACGTGTTCATCACCAGCATCCCTGCCGGTGCCATGGACATCCTCATCATGGAACgcaggaagacagaaaacatcCTGG CACTCGCTGATGAATATGGGCATTTCTTCTTCAACGGCAACTCTGCCATTGACAACCCCCAGAACTTCAGGGTAGCTGGCACCGTCTTCAAGTACAGGCGGCCCTCGAGTCTGAATTCAGACGGCCTGGAGTATATCATAGCTCACGGGCCCACCAACCAGTCTCTGAATGCCATG TACTATAACTTCAATGGGAAAATGCCACATATAACTTACGACTACACTGTACCAcgggcaccaccacctctccgaACTGCAGCCCCTGCTGTAGACAGACCTCGTTATCATCACCCAGTAGAGGCCGGCCAGAGCCATCCTGTCCCAGCCAACTTCAGAGCTGCCAAGGACTCCAATGCCACCTGGCTTTCCCTGTCGCCAGATGACACCAACCAACGGCTTTCTCTAAAAGATAGGCATGAAGATTTAGGCTTTAGCCATCCACACTTCTTCCACACCAACTCCACCAGCCACCctcggggctggggctgggagcaaggtgaagaaaaggagaatgacTTCCACTTAAGACAAGTCTACCACGCAAAcgaagaagaggaggaagcagcagcagttggtGGAGAAACAGAATTGG CCCTCAAATTCAACCAGATTTCCATCAGCACGGCTGTACCCTACAGTATGAGGAGGTctgagctgttggagcacaGCCGCCTCGCATCCTCCAGGCTTCGTCTCTACAGGAGGCTGTGCCACCGGGACCCTCACCACGCTGCcttctgcagggagctgcagtaCCTGGCTGCCAGGCTGGCCCAGAGGAACACCACGGCAGGACTATGGGCTGAAACGGCTGCCCGGTGGCCACAGGGCCTCCACAAAGCGCCGTCTCGTAAGAACTCACTGGAGGACTTGAAGGTGGAGGTGTTTGCTGGGAGACAGGGGAAGGAGAGCAACTACAGCATGGTGACATCTGTGGAGAGCTCTCTGCTGGGTGCCAGCACAGCGGTGGACGTCAACCAGGCAGAGCCTCTGCGAGCCCCCGGCACTGAAAG CAACGAGTTTGATGTGAGCCCCGTGGGCCACGATGACATCAGCTTGGCTGACATGTATCGGTGGAAGGTCTCAGCTTATGCCCCCTGCAGCTCCACCTGCACTTCGG CAGGTATCAGTGCCTCCTATGCAATGTGTGTACGGTACGACGGAGTGGAAGTGGACGAAGCATACTGCGATGCCCTGACCCGACCAGAACCTACACATGAGTTTTGCACAGGCAGAGACTGCCAGCCTAG GTGGGAAACAAGCCGGTGGAGTGAGTGCTCCAGGACCTGTGGCGAGGGCTACCAGTACCGCACCGTGCGCTGCTGGAAGATGCTGGCTCCAGGCTTCGACAGCTCTGTTTACGATGACCTCTGCGAGTCGGCTGGGCTGGCCAGGCCCATAGAGAGGAAAGCCTGCAAGAACAAGGCCTGCGGACCCCAGTGGGAGCTCTCGGAGTGGTCTGAG TGCTCGGCCCGATGTGGCACCCAGGGGACGATGAAGAGGGAGGTGCGCTGCTCGGTGGAGGCAGCCCTCTGCGATGAGTCCCAGAAGCCCAGCAGTGAGAAGGACTGCACAGGACCGCCCTGCGACCGCCGCTGGACCGCCTCAGACTGGGGCCCG TGCTCAGGTTCGTGTGGTGAGGGACGCATAAGCCGTTTCGTCGCCTGTCGCAACCTGGAGGGCAAGGTGATCTCTGACACGCAGTGTGACCCAGCTGCCAAGCCCCTGGCCGTCCATCCGTGTGGAGACAAGGACTGCCCTGCACACTGGGTGGAGCAGGAGTGGGACCAG CTGGCAGTTGCAGGCACCTCAGCAGAGTCCCATCCAGAATCTGTGCTCACACCCCCAAGATTTTGGTCTCCCTGCTAA
- the ADAMTSL2L gene encoding ADAMTS-like protein 2 isoform X8 produces MAAPRRLLLLLLLLLLSAAAPLGAKDSSEAAGGDGPWDEEVTTWWGEWSSWSTCSRSCGGGVMSRERHCLRQRLQMPQGTNSTMCVGQAKHYQLCQQQPCPANTASFKQQQCSSFNAKAFGKRYYHWMPLYPDDYTSISNKPCDLQCTTRNGERQLMARAQDGTSCKDRTYQGVCINGKCEPVGCDGSLYSARTMDRCRVCGGDGSTCHRVSGSFRKAVSQIGYVFITSIPAGAMDILIMERRKTENILALADEYGHFFFNGNSAIDNPQNFRVAGTVFKYRRPSSLNSDGLEYIIAHGPTNQSLNAMYYNFNGKMPHITYDYTVPRAPPPLRTAAPAVDRPRYHHPVEAGQSHPVPANFRAAKDSNATWLSLSPDDTNQRLSLKDRHEDLGFSHPHFFHTNSTSHPRGWGWEQGEEKENDFHLRQVYHANEEEEEAAAVGGETELALKFNQISISTAVPYSMRRSELLEHSRLASSRLRLYRRLCHRDPHHAAFCRELQYLAARLAQRNTTAGLWAETAARWPQGLHKAPSRKNSLEDLKVEVFAGRQGKESNYSMVTSVESSLLGASTAVDVNQAEPLRAPGTESNEFDVSPVGHDDISLADMYRWKVSAYAPCSSTCTSAGISASYAMCVRYDGVEVDEAYCDALTRPEPTHEFCTGRDCQPRWETSRWSECSRTCGEGYQYRTVRCWKMLAPGFDSSVYDDLCESAGLARPIERKACKNKACGPQWELSEWSECSARCGTQGTMKREVRCSVEAALCDESQKPSSEKDCTGPPCDRRWTASDWGPQCAQVAKKAKKASISNSAASQEQGGLCFTQHLSSVFSFGPFTRKALSCWSMSREGQQSCAGCGAQRDGGG; encoded by the exons atggccgctccccgccgcctcctcctcctccttctcctcctcctcctgagcGCCGCCGCCCCCCTCGGCGCTAAG GACAGTAGTGAGGCAGCAGGTGGAGATGGCCCCTGGGATGAAGAAGTTACCACGTGGTGGGGAGAGTGGAGCTCCTGGTCCACCTGCTCTCGATCCTGCGGGGGAGGCGTGATGTCCCGGGAGCGGCACTGCCTGCGGCAGCG GCTCCAGATGCCCCAGGGAACAAACAGCACCATGTGTGTTGGCCAAGCCAAGCACTACCaactgtgccagcagcag CCCTGCCCAGCCAACACAGCAAGCTTCAAACAACAGCAGTGCTCCAGTTTCAATGCCAAAGCCTTTGGGAAGCGGTACTACCACTGGATGCCCCTCTATCCAG ATGACTACACCAGCATCTCCAACAAGCCGTGTGACCTCCAGTGCACCACGCGGAATGGAGAGAGGCAGCTGATGGCCCGAGCCCAGGATGGTACCTCCTGCAAGGACAGGACCTACCAAGGGGTCTGCATCAATGGGAAGTGCGAG CCAGTGGGGTGCGATGGGAGCCTGTATTCGGCCCGGACGATGGACAGATGCAGGGTGTGTGGAGGGGACGGCAGCACTTGTCACCGTGTCTCAGGCAGCTTCCGAAAGGCAGTCTCACAGATAG GTTACGTGTTCATCACCAGCATCCCTGCCGGTGCCATGGACATCCTCATCATGGAACgcaggaagacagaaaacatcCTGG CACTCGCTGATGAATATGGGCATTTCTTCTTCAACGGCAACTCTGCCATTGACAACCCCCAGAACTTCAGGGTAGCTGGCACCGTCTTCAAGTACAGGCGGCCCTCGAGTCTGAATTCAGACGGCCTGGAGTATATCATAGCTCACGGGCCCACCAACCAGTCTCTGAATGCCATG TACTATAACTTCAATGGGAAAATGCCACATATAACTTACGACTACACTGTACCAcgggcaccaccacctctccgaACTGCAGCCCCTGCTGTAGACAGACCTCGTTATCATCACCCAGTAGAGGCCGGCCAGAGCCATCCTGTCCCAGCCAACTTCAGAGCTGCCAAGGACTCCAATGCCACCTGGCTTTCCCTGTCGCCAGATGACACCAACCAACGGCTTTCTCTAAAAGATAGGCATGAAGATTTAGGCTTTAGCCATCCACACTTCTTCCACACCAACTCCACCAGCCACCctcggggctggggctgggagcaaggtgaagaaaaggagaatgacTTCCACTTAAGACAAGTCTACCACGCAAAcgaagaagaggaggaagcagcagcagttggtGGAGAAACAGAATTGG CCCTCAAATTCAACCAGATTTCCATCAGCACGGCTGTACCCTACAGTATGAGGAGGTctgagctgttggagcacaGCCGCCTCGCATCCTCCAGGCTTCGTCTCTACAGGAGGCTGTGCCACCGGGACCCTCACCACGCTGCcttctgcagggagctgcagtaCCTGGCTGCCAGGCTGGCCCAGAGGAACACCACGGCAGGACTATGGGCTGAAACGGCTGCCCGGTGGCCACAGGGCCTCCACAAAGCGCCGTCTCGTAAGAACTCACTGGAGGACTTGAAGGTGGAGGTGTTTGCTGGGAGACAGGGGAAGGAGAGCAACTACAGCATGGTGACATCTGTGGAGAGCTCTCTGCTGGGTGCCAGCACAGCGGTGGACGTCAACCAGGCAGAGCCTCTGCGAGCCCCCGGCACTGAAAG CAACGAGTTTGATGTGAGCCCCGTGGGCCACGATGACATCAGCTTGGCTGACATGTATCGGTGGAAGGTCTCAGCTTATGCCCCCTGCAGCTCCACCTGCACTTCGG CAGGTATCAGTGCCTCCTATGCAATGTGTGTACGGTACGACGGAGTGGAAGTGGACGAAGCATACTGCGATGCCCTGACCCGACCAGAACCTACACATGAGTTTTGCACAGGCAGAGACTGCCAGCCTAG GTGGGAAACAAGCCGGTGGAGTGAGTGCTCCAGGACCTGTGGCGAGGGCTACCAGTACCGCACCGTGCGCTGCTGGAAGATGCTGGCTCCAGGCTTCGACAGCTCTGTTTACGATGACCTCTGCGAGTCGGCTGGGCTGGCCAGGCCCATAGAGAGGAAAGCCTGCAAGAACAAGGCCTGCGGACCCCAGTGGGAGCTCTCGGAGTGGTCTGAG TGCTCGGCCCGATGTGGCACCCAGGGGACGATGAAGAGGGAGGTGCGCTGCTCGGTGGAGGCAGCCCTCTGCGATGAGTCCCAGAAGCCCAGCAGTGAGAAGGACTGCACAGGACCGCCCTGCGACCGCCGCTGGACCGCCTCAGACTGGGGCCCG cagtgtgcccaggtggccaagaaggccaagaaGGCTTCTATCAGCAACAGTGCAGCcagccaggagcagggaggtcTCTGCTTCACTCAGCACTTgagttctgtgttcagttttgggcccttcactagAAAGGCACTGAGTtgctggagcatgtccagagaagggcagcagagctgtgcggGGTGTGGGGCACAGCGTGATGGGGGCGGctga
- the ADAMTSL2L gene encoding ADAMTS-like protein 2 isoform X3, which yields MSRERHCLRQRLQMPQGTNSTMCVGQAKHYQLCQQQPCPANTASFKQQQCSSFNAKAFGKRYYHWMPLYPDDYTSISNKPCDLQCTTRNGERQLMARAQDGTSCKDRTYQGVCINGKCEPVGCDGSLYSARTMDRCRVCGGDGSTCHRVSGSFRKAVSQIGYVFITSIPAGAMDILIMERRKTENILALADEYGHFFFNGNSAIDNPQNFRVAGTVFKYRRPSSLNSDGLEYIIAHGPTNQSLNAMYYNFNGKMPHITYDYTVPRAPPPLRTAAPAVDRPRYHHPVEAGQSHPVPANFRAAKDSNATWLSLSPDDTNQRLSLKDRHEDLGFSHPHFFHTNSTSHPRGWGWEQGEEKENDFHLRQVYHANEEEEEAAAVGGETELALKFNQISISTAVPYSMRRSELLEHSRLASSRLRLYRRLCHRDPHHAAFCRELQYLAARLAQRNTTAGLWAETAARWPQGLHKAPSRKNSLEDLKVEVFAGRQGKESNYSMVTSVESSLLGASTAVDVNQAEPLRAPGTESNEFDVSPVGHDDISLADMYRWKVSAYAPCSSTCTSAGISASYAMCVRYDGVEVDEAYCDALTRPEPTHEFCTGRDCQPRWETSRWSECSRTCGEGYQYRTVRCWKMLAPGFDSSVYDDLCESAGLARPIERKACKNKACGPQWELSEWSECSARCGTQGTMKREVRCSVEAALCDESQKPSSEKDCTGPPCDRRWTASDWGPCSGSCGEGRISRFVACRNLEGKVISDTQCDPAAKPLAVHPCGDKDCPAHWVEQEWDQCDASCGRGTKTRVVLCAGLENGVYREYPEKRCEAGQKPEEQAACFMRPCSTWFTTSWSQCSKTCGAGVRLREVKCYQGEALAQGCDPASKPEGRQTCQLQPCPTEAPEEDCEDKATANCVLVLKVKLCSHWYYRKACCRSCRLKSP from the exons ATGTCCCGGGAGCGGCACTGCCTGCGGCAGCG GCTCCAGATGCCCCAGGGAACAAACAGCACCATGTGTGTTGGCCAAGCCAAGCACTACCaactgtgccagcagcag CCCTGCCCAGCCAACACAGCAAGCTTCAAACAACAGCAGTGCTCCAGTTTCAATGCCAAAGCCTTTGGGAAGCGGTACTACCACTGGATGCCCCTCTATCCAG ATGACTACACCAGCATCTCCAACAAGCCGTGTGACCTCCAGTGCACCACGCGGAATGGAGAGAGGCAGCTGATGGCCCGAGCCCAGGATGGTACCTCCTGCAAGGACAGGACCTACCAAGGGGTCTGCATCAATGGGAAGTGCGAG CCAGTGGGGTGCGATGGGAGCCTGTATTCGGCCCGGACGATGGACAGATGCAGGGTGTGTGGAGGGGACGGCAGCACTTGTCACCGTGTCTCAGGCAGCTTCCGAAAGGCAGTCTCACAGATAG GTTACGTGTTCATCACCAGCATCCCTGCCGGTGCCATGGACATCCTCATCATGGAACgcaggaagacagaaaacatcCTGG CACTCGCTGATGAATATGGGCATTTCTTCTTCAACGGCAACTCTGCCATTGACAACCCCCAGAACTTCAGGGTAGCTGGCACCGTCTTCAAGTACAGGCGGCCCTCGAGTCTGAATTCAGACGGCCTGGAGTATATCATAGCTCACGGGCCCACCAACCAGTCTCTGAATGCCATG TACTATAACTTCAATGGGAAAATGCCACATATAACTTACGACTACACTGTACCAcgggcaccaccacctctccgaACTGCAGCCCCTGCTGTAGACAGACCTCGTTATCATCACCCAGTAGAGGCCGGCCAGAGCCATCCTGTCCCAGCCAACTTCAGAGCTGCCAAGGACTCCAATGCCACCTGGCTTTCCCTGTCGCCAGATGACACCAACCAACGGCTTTCTCTAAAAGATAGGCATGAAGATTTAGGCTTTAGCCATCCACACTTCTTCCACACCAACTCCACCAGCCACCctcggggctggggctgggagcaaggtgaagaaaaggagaatgacTTCCACTTAAGACAAGTCTACCACGCAAAcgaagaagaggaggaagcagcagcagttggtGGAGAAACAGAATTGG CCCTCAAATTCAACCAGATTTCCATCAGCACGGCTGTACCCTACAGTATGAGGAGGTctgagctgttggagcacaGCCGCCTCGCATCCTCCAGGCTTCGTCTCTACAGGAGGCTGTGCCACCGGGACCCTCACCACGCTGCcttctgcagggagctgcagtaCCTGGCTGCCAGGCTGGCCCAGAGGAACACCACGGCAGGACTATGGGCTGAAACGGCTGCCCGGTGGCCACAGGGCCTCCACAAAGCGCCGTCTCGTAAGAACTCACTGGAGGACTTGAAGGTGGAGGTGTTTGCTGGGAGACAGGGGAAGGAGAGCAACTACAGCATGGTGACATCTGTGGAGAGCTCTCTGCTGGGTGCCAGCACAGCGGTGGACGTCAACCAGGCAGAGCCTCTGCGAGCCCCCGGCACTGAAAG CAACGAGTTTGATGTGAGCCCCGTGGGCCACGATGACATCAGCTTGGCTGACATGTATCGGTGGAAGGTCTCAGCTTATGCCCCCTGCAGCTCCACCTGCACTTCGG CAGGTATCAGTGCCTCCTATGCAATGTGTGTACGGTACGACGGAGTGGAAGTGGACGAAGCATACTGCGATGCCCTGACCCGACCAGAACCTACACATGAGTTTTGCACAGGCAGAGACTGCCAGCCTAG GTGGGAAACAAGCCGGTGGAGTGAGTGCTCCAGGACCTGTGGCGAGGGCTACCAGTACCGCACCGTGCGCTGCTGGAAGATGCTGGCTCCAGGCTTCGACAGCTCTGTTTACGATGACCTCTGCGAGTCGGCTGGGCTGGCCAGGCCCATAGAGAGGAAAGCCTGCAAGAACAAGGCCTGCGGACCCCAGTGGGAGCTCTCGGAGTGGTCTGAG TGCTCGGCCCGATGTGGCACCCAGGGGACGATGAAGAGGGAGGTGCGCTGCTCGGTGGAGGCAGCCCTCTGCGATGAGTCCCAGAAGCCCAGCAGTGAGAAGGACTGCACAGGACCGCCCTGCGACCGCCGCTGGACCGCCTCAGACTGGGGCCCG TGCTCAGGTTCGTGTGGTGAGGGACGCATAAGCCGTTTCGTCGCCTGTCGCAACCTGGAGGGCAAGGTGATCTCTGACACGCAGTGTGACCCAGCTGCCAAGCCCCTGGCCGTCCATCCGTGTGGAGACAAGGACTGCCCTGCACACTGGGTGGAGCAGGAGTGGGACCAG TGTGATGCCAGCTGTGGACGAGGGACGAAGACCCGGGTTgtcctgtgtgcagggctggagaACGGGGTGTACAGGGAGTACCCTGAGAAGCGCTGCGAGGCTGGGCAGAAGCCTGAGGAGCAAGCTGCCTGCTTCATGAGGCCATGCTCAACCTGGTTCACTACCTCCTGGTCTCAG TGCAGCAAGACATGCGGTGCTGGTGTGCGGCTGCGCGAGGTGAAGTGCTACCAGGGGGAAGCGCTGGCCCAGGGCTGTGACCCCGCTTCCAAACCAGAGGGCAGGCAGACCTGTCAGCTCCAGCCGTGCCCCACGGAGGCCCCAG AAGAAGACTGTGAAGACAAAGCGACGGCCAACTGCGTGCTTGTGCTGAAGGTGAAGCTGTGCTCTCACTGGTACTACAGGAAGGCTTGCTGCCGGTCGTGTCGCCTCAAGTCACCGTGA
- the ADAMTSL2L gene encoding ADAMTS-like protein 2 isoform X4 — translation MPQGTNSTMCVGQAKHYQLCQQQPCPANTASFKQQQCSSFNAKAFGKRYYHWMPLYPDDYTSISNKPCDLQCTTRNGERQLMARAQDGTSCKDRTYQGVCINGKCEPVGCDGSLYSARTMDRCRVCGGDGSTCHRVSGSFRKAVSQIGYVFITSIPAGAMDILIMERRKTENILALADEYGHFFFNGNSAIDNPQNFRVAGTVFKYRRPSSLNSDGLEYIIAHGPTNQSLNAMYYNFNGKMPHITYDYTVPRAPPPLRTAAPAVDRPRYHHPVEAGQSHPVPANFRAAKDSNATWLSLSPDDTNQRLSLKDRHEDLGFSHPHFFHTNSTSHPRGWGWEQGEEKENDFHLRQVYHANEEEEEAAAVGGETELALKFNQISISTAVPYSMRRSELLEHSRLASSRLRLYRRLCHRDPHHAAFCRELQYLAARLAQRNTTAGLWAETAARWPQGLHKAPSRKNSLEDLKVEVFAGRQGKESNYSMVTSVESSLLGASTAVDVNQAEPLRAPGTESNEFDVSPVGHDDISLADMYRWKVSAYAPCSSTCTSAGISASYAMCVRYDGVEVDEAYCDALTRPEPTHEFCTGRDCQPRWETSRWSECSRTCGEGYQYRTVRCWKMLAPGFDSSVYDDLCESAGLARPIERKACKNKACGPQWELSEWSECSARCGTQGTMKREVRCSVEAALCDESQKPSSEKDCTGPPCDRRWTASDWGPCSGSCGEGRISRFVACRNLEGKVISDTQCDPAAKPLAVHPCGDKDCPAHWVEQEWDQCDASCGRGTKTRVVLCAGLENGVYREYPEKRCEAGQKPEEQAACFMRPCSTWFTTSWSQCSKTCGAGVRLREVKCYQGEALAQGCDPASKPEGRQTCQLQPCPTEAPEEDCEDKATANCVLVLKVKLCSHWYYRKACCRSCRLKSP, via the exons ATGCCCCAGGGAACAAACAGCACCATGTGTGTTGGCCAAGCCAAGCACTACCaactgtgccagcagcag CCCTGCCCAGCCAACACAGCAAGCTTCAAACAACAGCAGTGCTCCAGTTTCAATGCCAAAGCCTTTGGGAAGCGGTACTACCACTGGATGCCCCTCTATCCAG ATGACTACACCAGCATCTCCAACAAGCCGTGTGACCTCCAGTGCACCACGCGGAATGGAGAGAGGCAGCTGATGGCCCGAGCCCAGGATGGTACCTCCTGCAAGGACAGGACCTACCAAGGGGTCTGCATCAATGGGAAGTGCGAG CCAGTGGGGTGCGATGGGAGCCTGTATTCGGCCCGGACGATGGACAGATGCAGGGTGTGTGGAGGGGACGGCAGCACTTGTCACCGTGTCTCAGGCAGCTTCCGAAAGGCAGTCTCACAGATAG GTTACGTGTTCATCACCAGCATCCCTGCCGGTGCCATGGACATCCTCATCATGGAACgcaggaagacagaaaacatcCTGG CACTCGCTGATGAATATGGGCATTTCTTCTTCAACGGCAACTCTGCCATTGACAACCCCCAGAACTTCAGGGTAGCTGGCACCGTCTTCAAGTACAGGCGGCCCTCGAGTCTGAATTCAGACGGCCTGGAGTATATCATAGCTCACGGGCCCACCAACCAGTCTCTGAATGCCATG TACTATAACTTCAATGGGAAAATGCCACATATAACTTACGACTACACTGTACCAcgggcaccaccacctctccgaACTGCAGCCCCTGCTGTAGACAGACCTCGTTATCATCACCCAGTAGAGGCCGGCCAGAGCCATCCTGTCCCAGCCAACTTCAGAGCTGCCAAGGACTCCAATGCCACCTGGCTTTCCCTGTCGCCAGATGACACCAACCAACGGCTTTCTCTAAAAGATAGGCATGAAGATTTAGGCTTTAGCCATCCACACTTCTTCCACACCAACTCCACCAGCCACCctcggggctggggctgggagcaaggtgaagaaaaggagaatgacTTCCACTTAAGACAAGTCTACCACGCAAAcgaagaagaggaggaagcagcagcagttggtGGAGAAACAGAATTGG CCCTCAAATTCAACCAGATTTCCATCAGCACGGCTGTACCCTACAGTATGAGGAGGTctgagctgttggagcacaGCCGCCTCGCATCCTCCAGGCTTCGTCTCTACAGGAGGCTGTGCCACCGGGACCCTCACCACGCTGCcttctgcagggagctgcagtaCCTGGCTGCCAGGCTGGCCCAGAGGAACACCACGGCAGGACTATGGGCTGAAACGGCTGCCCGGTGGCCACAGGGCCTCCACAAAGCGCCGTCTCGTAAGAACTCACTGGAGGACTTGAAGGTGGAGGTGTTTGCTGGGAGACAGGGGAAGGAGAGCAACTACAGCATGGTGACATCTGTGGAGAGCTCTCTGCTGGGTGCCAGCACAGCGGTGGACGTCAACCAGGCAGAGCCTCTGCGAGCCCCCGGCACTGAAAG CAACGAGTTTGATGTGAGCCCCGTGGGCCACGATGACATCAGCTTGGCTGACATGTATCGGTGGAAGGTCTCAGCTTATGCCCCCTGCAGCTCCACCTGCACTTCGG CAGGTATCAGTGCCTCCTATGCAATGTGTGTACGGTACGACGGAGTGGAAGTGGACGAAGCATACTGCGATGCCCTGACCCGACCAGAACCTACACATGAGTTTTGCACAGGCAGAGACTGCCAGCCTAG GTGGGAAACAAGCCGGTGGAGTGAGTGCTCCAGGACCTGTGGCGAGGGCTACCAGTACCGCACCGTGCGCTGCTGGAAGATGCTGGCTCCAGGCTTCGACAGCTCTGTTTACGATGACCTCTGCGAGTCGGCTGGGCTGGCCAGGCCCATAGAGAGGAAAGCCTGCAAGAACAAGGCCTGCGGACCCCAGTGGGAGCTCTCGGAGTGGTCTGAG TGCTCGGCCCGATGTGGCACCCAGGGGACGATGAAGAGGGAGGTGCGCTGCTCGGTGGAGGCAGCCCTCTGCGATGAGTCCCAGAAGCCCAGCAGTGAGAAGGACTGCACAGGACCGCCCTGCGACCGCCGCTGGACCGCCTCAGACTGGGGCCCG TGCTCAGGTTCGTGTGGTGAGGGACGCATAAGCCGTTTCGTCGCCTGTCGCAACCTGGAGGGCAAGGTGATCTCTGACACGCAGTGTGACCCAGCTGCCAAGCCCCTGGCCGTCCATCCGTGTGGAGACAAGGACTGCCCTGCACACTGGGTGGAGCAGGAGTGGGACCAG TGTGATGCCAGCTGTGGACGAGGGACGAAGACCCGGGTTgtcctgtgtgcagggctggagaACGGGGTGTACAGGGAGTACCCTGAGAAGCGCTGCGAGGCTGGGCAGAAGCCTGAGGAGCAAGCTGCCTGCTTCATGAGGCCATGCTCAACCTGGTTCACTACCTCCTGGTCTCAG TGCAGCAAGACATGCGGTGCTGGTGTGCGGCTGCGCGAGGTGAAGTGCTACCAGGGGGAAGCGCTGGCCCAGGGCTGTGACCCCGCTTCCAAACCAGAGGGCAGGCAGACCTGTCAGCTCCAGCCGTGCCCCACGGAGGCCCCAG AAGAAGACTGTGAAGACAAAGCGACGGCCAACTGCGTGCTTGTGCTGAAGGTGAAGCTGTGCTCTCACTGGTACTACAGGAAGGCTTGCTGCCGGTCGTGTCGCCTCAAGTCACCGTGA